One part of the Phaenicophaeus curvirostris isolate KB17595 chromosome 2, BPBGC_Pcur_1.0, whole genome shotgun sequence genome encodes these proteins:
- the CNST gene encoding consortin has protein sequence MDDREFPPNDLQVDSKDSRPADYRVESLATRLVSSADENENQLDSDGNEVLTCSSIAMGRQDDGEQDSINNNENMDSRDCAPSCKEGEAETRSVNVHMDPQLEEKPITEKQLGGKRSPRSKRSSSKKSKGVHTVGTSAIKEENTLITETDSVHAEGAFEANENFHQKEQKQTLQSLFSLLREEVEQIDSKILPLCLHQIAETYFQEGEYEKAMKFIQLERLYHEQLLANLSSIQDQWERKWKTAVPSPVTTLRNSAKELSGEELEKLTRVCSSHQQPQASKNKLVTAENTRESWFLLQLMESKHLKEREATAFKSGTETFPGIAPKKEDKQLSTSSPGENKTETQTGAGSLWIAAGKDHMEEQHCSAESTLEPHTQSTGTVGRPSSGCLSSGDASKDNSLQLRERGLSKDVEKIEGTTGEPGVKLSLKPMVDALVLTDADCMPTDVVSADKDVQGDRNLLRSKRAAGSSEIATGQLGNSDLEQQQKQLNDDNEKSSWDRTASSVCSGCNKVSEQESTAHSGVCKEIQRTAGQEVKVNNEEQEDLFIRFLNGNIIDTEESFANLANQEDFDTVPDISPERASCNSLEALSLDDSFSSLDELARRIEIAEIAPAEGLVSILKKRDDREGKTIAQVQQRQTKRRVRFQEMEDTLDQDEVAGGSCILLILLCIATVFLSIGGTALYCTFGDMESPMCTDFADNMDFYYTQILQRMEEIKHWIAFS, from the exons ATGGATGACAGAGAATTTCCACCAAATGATCTACAAGTAGACTCAAAGGACAGTCGTCCTGCTGACTATAGGGTGGAAAGTTTGGCAACTCGCTTGGTTTCTTCAgctgatgaaaatgaaaatcaacTTGACAGTGATGGGAATGAGGTTCTGACCTGCAGTAGCATTGCTATGGGACGACAGGATGACGGTGAGCAGGACAGCATCAATAATAATGAGAATATGGACAGCAGAGACTGTGCCCCAAGCTGTAAGGAAGGTGAGGCTGAGACGAGATCTGTAAATGTCCATATGGACCCCCAGCTGGAGGAAAAGCCCATTACTGAAAAACAGctaggaggaaaaagaagtccAAGAAGTAAAAGAAGCTCCAGTAAAAAATCTAAAG gagTTCATACAGTGGGAACCTCTGCAATCAAGGAGGAGAATACTCTTATTACAGAAACTGATTCTGTGCATGCTGAAGGTGCTTTTGAAGCAAATGAAAACTTCCACCAAAAAGAGCAAAAACAAACGTTGCagtcccttttctctttgctccGTGAAGAGGTTGAGCAGATAGATTCTAAGATACTTCCATTGTGTCTCCATCAG ATAGCCGAGACCTATTTTCAAGAGGGGGAAT ATGAGAAGGCAATGAAGTTCATTCAGCTTGAACGACTGTATCATGAGCAGCTACTTGCAAATCTTTCTTCCATACAGGACCAGTGGG aaagaaaatggaaaacagcGGTTCCTAGTCCAGTTACAACACTGAGGAACTCAGCTAAAGAACTGAGTGGTGAGGAGTTGGAAAAACTTACTCGAGTTTGCTCTTCACATCAACA GCCACAGGCATCGAAAAATAAG CTAGTAACTGCAGAAAATACACGGGAAAGCTGGTTTTTGCTTCAGTTAATGGAATCAAAACatttaaaggaaagagaagcGACTGCTTTTAAATCAG GTACTGAAACTTTTCCTGGCATTGCaccaaagaaagaagataaacaGCTGAGCACTAGTTCTCcaggtgaaaataaaactgaaacacagacaGGGGCAGGAAGCCTTTGGATAGCTGCAGGAAAGGACCACATGGAGGAGCAGCACTGCAGTGCTGAATCAACACTGGAGCCACACACCCAGTCCACAGGGACAGTGGGCAGGCCTTCTTCAGGCTGTTTATCATCTGGGGATGCCAGTAAAGATAACAGTTTGCAGCTGCGAGAAAGAGGGCTCTCTAAGGATGTGGAAAAAATAGAAGGCACAACTGGGGAGCCTGGAGTGAAACTGTCTCTTAAGCCAATGGTAGATGCTTTGGTTTTAACAGATGCTGATTGTATGCCTACTGATGTGGTTTCTGCTGATAAAGACGTGCAAGGTGATAGAAATCTGCTCAGATCAAAGCGTGCTGCTGGTTCTTCAGAAATTGCTACTGGCCAGCTTGGAAACAGTGATttagagcagcagcagaaacagctcAATGATGACAATGAAAAATCTTCATGGGACAGAACTGCATCAAGTGTATGCTCTGGGTGTAATAAGGTATCTGAGCAGGAGAGTACTGCCCATTCAGGAGTGTGCAAGGAAATACAGAGAACAGCAGGACAGGAGGTGAAGGTAAATAATGAAGAGCAAGAAGATTTATTtatcagatttttaaatggTAACATAATAGACACTGAAGAATCATTTGCAAACTTAGCAAACCAAGAGGACTTTGACACTGTTCCAGATATTTCACCTGAACGAGCATCTTGCAATTCACTGGAAGCTTTATCACTAGATgacagcttttcttctcttgatgAACTTGCAAGAAGGATAGAGATTGCTGAG ATTGCCCCAGCAGAAGGACTGGTGTCAATATTAAAGAAGAGAGatgacagagaaggaaaaacaattgCTCAAGTCCAACAAAGGCAAACAAAGAGAAGAGTGAGATTTCAAGAAATGGAAGACACATTGGATCAAG ATGAAGTAGCTGGTGGCTCCTGCATTTTGCTGATCCTGCTGTGCATAGCAACTGTTTTCCTTAGCATTGGAGGAACTGCATTGTACTGCACCTTTGGTGACATGGAATCCCCTATGTGTACTGATTTTGCAGACAACATGGACTTCTATTATACCCAGATATTGCAGCGTATGGAAGAAATTAAGCACTGGATAGCCTTCTCATAG